In Elusimicrobiaceae bacterium, one genomic interval encodes:
- a CDS encoding outer membrane beta-barrel protein → EKKDSIINSVHLGVEYQGKLPQKATQFHAGATVGGNLYTENPSHNNYVDAAGNIGLQGEKLALEESILYTSEPADSSLTARTKRLNNTVSVSYQTSHKRKISFGVSLQDLFDRYFARDMKYLNRNRVNAAAQLFYNFTPRTYAFVEYMFSDIVYQGNQENNSISHSAALGLTKKLSGKVTGTAKITYDARRYSHKIPHADNEPDLVGYYAEILWKPTSRDLISLSGERSMEETLYGTNRYFIDTFISVYMRHQLNAKWAGSMVVGWEDLRYTKAVTTHKRHDSLYTVRPSLEYNFKQWLIGSVWYQYRIRSSNEKWPDYVSNKIGCNLKVIF, encoded by the coding sequence AGAAAAAAAAGATTCTATTATTAATAGTGTGCACCTTGGGGTAGAATATCAAGGCAAGCTGCCCCAAAAAGCCACGCAATTTCATGCCGGCGCGACGGTGGGGGGTAATTTATACACCGAAAATCCGAGCCATAATAATTATGTAGATGCGGCTGGTAATATTGGACTACAGGGGGAAAAGTTGGCCTTAGAAGAATCTATTTTATATACTTCTGAGCCGGCAGACAGTTCGTTAACGGCACGTACCAAACGTCTCAACAATACAGTTTCTGTATCATATCAAACCTCACACAAAAGAAAAATTAGTTTCGGCGTATCTTTGCAAGATCTGTTCGACCGGTATTTTGCCCGTGATATGAAGTATTTAAACCGCAACCGGGTCAATGCGGCCGCACAACTGTTTTATAATTTTACGCCGCGCACCTATGCATTTGTGGAATATATGTTTTCAGATATTGTATATCAGGGCAATCAAGAGAATAATTCTATTTCCCATAGTGCCGCTTTAGGACTGACTAAAAAACTCAGTGGGAAAGTAACCGGTACGGCTAAAATTACTTATGACGCGCGCCGCTATTCCCATAAAATACCTCACGCAGATAATGAGCCGGATTTAGTTGGTTATTATGCAGAAATTTTATGGAAACCCACTTCGCGCGATCTTATCAGTTTATCTGGAGAGCGTAGCATGGAAGAAACTTTGTATGGAACAAACCGTTATTTTATTGATACGTTTATATCTGTCTATATGCGCCATCAGTTGAACGCCAAATGGGCAGGCTCTATGGTGGTAGGGTGGGAAGATTTGCGCTATACCAAAGCAGTTACCACCCATAAACGCCACGACAGTTTATATACTGTGCGCCCCAGCCTAGAATATAACTTTAAACAGTGGCTGATTGGCAGTGTATGGTATCAATACCGCATCCGCAGTTCTAATGAAAAGTGGCCCGATTATGTCAGTAACAAAATAGGCTGCAATCTAAAAGTAATTTTCTAA